The following coding sequences are from one Syntrophorhabdus sp. window:
- a CDS encoding slipin family protein — MFSIPILFIVVIVVFFLFSAIKILNEYERGVIFRLGRVLGTPKGPGLIILIPIIDRMVKVSLRTVVLDVPPQDVITRDNVSIKVNAVVYFRVVDPLKAIIDVENYLYATSQLSQTTLRSVLGQAELDDLLSHREQLNDRLQDILDTHTEPWGIKVSNVEVKNVDLPQEMQRAIARQAEAERERRAKVISAEGEFQAATKLSEASEILSQNPMSLQLRYLQTLIEISTEKNSTIIFPLPIDLIKMFMDKLSK, encoded by the coding sequence ATGTTTTCCATTCCGATCCTGTTTATCGTCGTTATCGTCGTGTTCTTTCTTTTTAGCGCCATCAAGATATTGAACGAATACGAGAGGGGTGTGATCTTCAGGCTGGGTCGGGTGCTCGGCACGCCGAAGGGGCCGGGTCTCATCATCCTTATTCCGATCATTGACCGCATGGTGAAGGTGAGCCTGCGGACCGTTGTCCTTGACGTACCTCCACAGGATGTCATAACCCGTGACAACGTTTCCATCAAGGTCAACGCCGTCGTCTACTTCCGTGTTGTCGATCCCCTGAAGGCCATCATCGACGTGGAGAACTACCTCTACGCGACGAGCCAGCTTTCCCAGACTACCTTAAGAAGCGTTCTCGGTCAGGCCGAACTCGACGACCTGCTTTCACACAGGGAGCAATTGAACGACAGGCTTCAGGATATTCTCGATACCCATACGGAACCTTGGGGCATAAAAGTCTCCAACGTCGAGGTGAAGAATGTAGATCTGCCTCAGGAAATGCAGCGGGCCATTGCGCGCCAGGCGGAGGCGGAGAGGGAGAGAAGGGCGAAGGTTATCAGCGCCGAAGGTGAATTTCAGGCGGCCACAAAGCTTTCCGAGGCATCGGAGATCCTGTCCCAGAACCCGATGTCTTTGCAGTTGAGGTATCTGCAGACATTGATAGAGATATCAACGGAGAAGAACTCGACCATAATCTTTCCGTTGCCCATAGACCTCATAAAAATGTTTATGGACAAATTGAGCAAGTAG